The following proteins are co-located in the Heliorestis convoluta genome:
- a CDS encoding PH domain-containing protein has translation MYFRSKRDFWLICLWLTFSSILILGIINLNPIAISFGLIVVAVGCWFQFTTGYTLGEKALSIQCGPLNKTISYHEIQRVRKIRTFQSGPALSIERLEIIHGEPANSIFISPEYREDFVSKLKQRCPQMKIEGSIRS, from the coding sequence ATGTACTTTCGTTCAAAACGTGACTTCTGGTTAATATGTTTGTGGTTAACATTTTCAAGCATCCTAATCCTAGGAATAATCAATCTAAATCCAATTGCTATATCATTTGGTTTAATTGTTGTTGCAGTTGGGTGTTGGTTTCAATTTACAACCGGATATACTCTGGGAGAAAAGGCATTGTCAATACAATGTGGCCCCTTAAATAAGACAATATCTTACCATGAGATTCAAAGGGTACGAAAAATCCGAACTTTTCAGTCTGGGCCTGCACTTTCTATCGAACGCTTAGAAATAATTCATGGTGAACCTGCTAACAGCATTTTCATATCGCCGGAATACCGGGAAGATTTTGTTTCGAAGTTAAAGCAGCGATGTCCACAGATGAAAATTGAAGGCAGTATACGGAGCTAA
- a CDS encoding amidoligase family protein has translation MILNSRYLKLNIQSYWTHGTLEFRQHGGSLDGEKVTNWIIFSQSIVERSKGTKVRLSHDRDSVDLDKQERRFRRMIFGNYKAGCLDNEYGQAFQYQVERRQHFLSRVA, from the coding sequence ATGATACTGAACAGCCGATACCTAAAATTGAACATTCAATCTTACTGGACACATGGAACGCTAGAGTTCAGACAGCATGGAGGATCGCTAGATGGCGAAAAAGTAACCAACTGGATCATCTTTAGCCAATCCATTGTAGAAAGATCAAAAGGCACCAAGGTTCGCCTTAGCCATGATAGAGATAGCGTAGACTTAGACAAGCAAGAAAGAAGATTTCGCAGAATGATCTTTGGTAACTACAAAGCCGGATGCCTCGACAATGAATACGGACAAGCCTTCCAATACCAAGTAGAGCGGAGACAACACTTTTTAAGCCGGGTCGCATAA
- a CDS encoding AraC family transcriptional regulator: MDSLKKMNDAMNYIEDNLTNEIDYKVVARIAHCSEYHFKRMFSFLAGITLSEYIRRRRLSLAAFELTNSNIKIIDIAIKYRYNSPDSFTKAFQNLHGVTPSEARNNGQQLKAYPLMTFQLTIRGGNEMNYRIEQKEAFYIVGIMKRVPIIFEGENPEITAMWQSLTMEKIDQLKKISNVEPSGMIQASTNFSEGRMKEKGMLDQYIGVATTQECPENFSKLEVSALTWAVFESIGAFPSSPTTEPSSSLYPKYRSRARSNYVLPSHHFELTLGIVSSYSNQHDQEYAESQVCRPLYLVVLALAKAFSA, translated from the coding sequence ATGGATTCGCTTAAGAAAATGAATGATGCAATGAATTACATCGAGGATAACCTCACTAACGAAATAGACTACAAAGTGGTGGCAAGGATCGCTCATTGTTCCGAATATCATTTTAAGAGGATGTTTTCTTTTCTTGCAGGTATTACATTATCAGAATACATCCGCCGAAGACGACTTAGCTTGGCAGCATTTGAGCTTACAAATAGTAATATAAAAATAATTGATATTGCTATTAAATATAGATACAACTCTCCAGACTCTTTTACTAAAGCTTTTCAAAACTTACATGGTGTAACACCATCAGAAGCAAGAAACAATGGTCAGCAATTAAAAGCCTATCCACTGATGACCTTCCAATTAACAATAAGAGGAGGAAATGAAATGAACTACCGTATCGAACAAAAAGAGGCATTTTATATAGTTGGTATTATGAAAAGAGTTCCCATTATTTTTGAAGGGGAAAATCCTGAAATAACAGCTATGTGGCAATCTTTGACTATGGAAAAAATAGACCAATTAAAAAAAATCTCTAATGTTGAACCGAGTGGGATGATTCAAGCATCTACAAACTTTTCTGAAGGACGCATGAAAGAAAAAGGAATGCTTGATCAGTATATAGGAGTAGCAACAACACAAGAATGTCCCGAAAACTTTTCAAAACTTGAAGTTTCTGCCTTAACATGGGCTGTATTCGAATCAATAGGGGCTTTTCCTAGTTCGCCAACGACCGAACCCTCTTCCTCCCTGTATCCAAAATATCGTTCACGGGCGAGGTCAAACTATGTACTTCCCTCACATCACTTTGAGTTAACGCTAGGTATCGTTTCGTCATATTCAAATCAGCATGACCAAGAATACGCTGAATCGCAGGTGTGCCGACCACTATATCTAGTTGTTTTAGCACTAGCAAAGGCATTTTCTGCCTAA
- a CDS encoding LysM peptidoglycan-binding domain-containing protein, with the protein MREYVTKIMFGIIIIAFLAFIVAGTANANSLYNVKAGDSLWRIATNHGTTVQQIRELNGLTGDMILVGQSLKLPQPAYRVQSGDTLFRIAQHQGVTLVELIRANNLTNPNMLYVGQLINVPNQPTATPTQPTPTPQPVPTPTSQPDFAEQVANLVNVERAKAGLRPLRYDAELSKVALIKAQDMIQNNYFSHTSPTHGSPFDMMKSYGIRYTTAGENIARGQRTPQEVMTAWMNSSGHRANILNANFDTIGVGYYQGAWVQMFTRSVGH; encoded by the coding sequence GTGAGGGAGTACGTAACGAAGATAATGTTTGGAATCATAATAATCGCCTTCTTAGCTTTCATTGTAGCTGGAACAGCAAATGCAAACTCGTTGTATAACGTAAAAGCAGGCGATTCGCTGTGGAGGATTGCCACGAATCATGGAACGACGGTTCAACAGATTCGAGAGTTGAACGGCTTAACTGGCGATATGATTCTTGTAGGGCAGAGCTTAAAGTTACCTCAACCAGCTTATAGAGTACAGTCGGGGGATACATTGTTTAGAATTGCACAGCACCAAGGCGTAACCTTGGTTGAGTTGATAAGGGCCAATAATCTTACGAATCCGAACATGCTTTACGTAGGGCAGTTAATCAACGTACCTAATCAGCCTACGGCAACACCAACACAACCAACTCCTACACCACAGCCAGTACCGACTCCAACATCACAACCTGACTTTGCAGAACAGGTGGCCAACTTGGTTAACGTAGAAAGAGCCAAAGCAGGGTTACGACCTTTACGATACGATGCCGAGTTAAGCAAAGTAGCGTTGATTAAGGCACAGGATATGATACAGAATAATTACTTCTCCCATACGTCACCTACTCATGGATCACCGTTCGATATGATGAAAAGCTATGGGATTCGATATACAACGGCAGGCGAGAATATTGCAAGGGGACAGCGAACGCCACAGGAAGTTATGACGGCATGGATGAATAGTTCAGGACATAGGGCGAATATTTTGAATGCGAACTTTGATACCATCGGTGTAGGGTACTATCAAGGAGCATGGGTACAGATGTTTACGAGAAGCGTGGGGCACTAA
- a CDS encoding site-specific DNA-methyltransferase, with protein MGWLGNLPKACTRANYSGEKALEGNTCDTVEKYNTGAINIKDCRIAFEDEGERRRLRHKPVENNSESWKNTSKVMGYMNEEGLPPEEGRFPANCVTIEENEWYSKFFNISPKELSKKATKKDRNSDWQGNIINLDERRTYPGTGRGVINSKYTMDGKERKPVVSRNHHPTVKPVALMAWLITLVTPPDGIVLDPFGGSGSTAVAAKQKGYDFILIEREEEYAEVAMARAC; from the coding sequence ATGGGATGGTTGGGGAACCTCCCTAAAGCCTGCACACGAGCCAATTATTCTGGCGAGAAAGCATTAGAGGGCAATACTTGTGACACCGTTGAAAAGTATAATACAGGTGCAATCAACATCAAGGACTGTCGTATTGCTTTTGAAGATGAAGGGGAAAGAAGAAGGCTACGACATAAGCCAGTAGAAAACAACAGTGAAAGCTGGAAAAACACCAGTAAAGTGATGGGCTATATGAACGAAGAAGGTTTGCCACCAGAGGAAGGCCGTTTTCCAGCTAACTGTGTAACCATTGAAGAAAACGAGTGGTACAGCAAGTTCTTTAATATTTCACCGAAAGAATTGTCTAAGAAGGCAACGAAAAAAGATCGCAACAGCGATTGGCAGGGCAATATCATTAACCTTGACGAAAGGCGTACCTATCCCGGAACGGGCCGTGGCGTAATCAACAGTAAGTACACCATGGACGGCAAAGAGCGAAAGCCTGTGGTAAGCCGTAACCATCACCCAACCGTAAAACCTGTGGCATTGATGGCGTGGTTGATTACTTTGGTTACGCCACCTGACGGTATCGTTTTAGATCCCTTTGGGGGAAGTGGTAGTACGGCAGTAGCTGCCAAACAGAAAGGTTACGATTTCATCCTCATAGAGCGAGAAGAAGAATATGCAGAGGTTGCAATGGCGAGGGCGTGTTAA
- a CDS encoding small multi-drug export protein, whose protein sequence is MSFLLDVWEYILVFLLAAVPWIEIGVIIPLSILNGLNPLLVGLVAFFGNLTTVYLLIIFIEKYQQWHSSRKKKDEKNLQRDKNELQKCGTNMDCQVFHC, encoded by the coding sequence ATGAGTTTCTTACTGGATGTTTGGGAATATATCCTTGTTTTTCTGTTAGCCGCAGTTCCATGGATTGAAATTGGTGTAATCATTCCCCTAAGCATACTTAATGGGCTAAATCCTTTATTAGTCGGACTTGTGGCTTTTTTCGGTAATTTAACAACTGTTTATCTCTTGATCATTTTTATTGAAAAATATCAGCAGTGGCATAGTAGTAGAAAAAAGAAGGATGAAAAAAACCTTCAAAGAGACAAGAACGAGCTACAAAAGTGTGGAACAAATATGGATTGCCAGGTCTTTCACTGTTAG
- a CDS encoding sigma factor-like helix-turn-helix DNA-binding protein, translating into MDRDYGIYALLLNFYHLREARYIRGEYDASVLLLDFYNSLHEAKLTKRQKEILYHVFIKDMMQQEVAGKLNITQQAVSDHVNAAIRKIATLNRRKEVA; encoded by the coding sequence TTGGACAGAGACTACGGTATTTACGCCTTATTACTAAACTTCTACCATCTTCGAGAAGCTCGATATATTCGAGGGGAGTACGATGCCAGCGTTTTGTTGCTGGACTTTTATAACTCCTTGCATGAAGCAAAGCTAACGAAAAGACAAAAAGAAATCCTCTACCACGTTTTTATCAAGGACATGATGCAACAGGAAGTAGCCGGAAAGTTGAACATTACCCAGCAAGCTGTAAGTGACCACGTTAATGCAGCCATTCGTAAGATAGCAACACTCAATCGACGAAAGGAGGTGGCCTAG
- a CDS encoding tyrosine-type recombinase/integrase, whose amino-acid sequence MSRERNHKGEGSIYQRKDGYWIAQIYVGKKANGKHDYKRKSFKDYDDAVAWKATVLADQQLQPNIITVPDLPKELSFSDWLDLWLKDHVKPNVRPRTWENHSYIVNNHLKPTLGHCSLTALETSQLQTLLNDKLQSGLSNRMVELILITARSALRKAVEEGHVMVNIADTVHKPRKEEDNANTDMAYMSPTEMATFLAIAKEDRLCIAFQLLLGTGLRVGELLALRWDDVDLDKKFIDLRLSAVRVRNDDDTVVNGNNYKVILQEANRKDHQRQIPLNSHLIKALQRWKVYQDYDRQLAGEQYVDTGFVITTSKGTAVLQRNLTRKFHQLLAKSNLPLYSLFSLRKTFAVHLLEMEVRPEVIQELMGIDSLDYFMEKYGCVSQRLKVNAVEKIGVAMRENSRVTAWGS is encoded by the coding sequence ATGTCTAGGGAACGTAACCATAAGGGCGAAGGCAGCATCTATCAACGTAAGGACGGCTACTGGATAGCTCAAATCTACGTAGGAAAGAAAGCCAACGGCAAACACGACTACAAACGTAAATCCTTCAAGGATTACGACGATGCTGTAGCTTGGAAAGCAACTGTTCTTGCCGACCAACAGCTACAACCGAATATCATCACTGTACCAGACCTACCGAAAGAACTGTCCTTTTCCGATTGGCTAGACCTTTGGTTAAAAGACCATGTAAAGCCCAACGTCCGGCCACGAACATGGGAGAACCACAGCTATATCGTAAACAACCACTTAAAGCCTACGTTGGGCCACTGTTCCCTTACAGCTTTAGAAACATCACAACTACAAACTTTGCTTAACGACAAACTACAATCAGGCTTATCCAATCGAATGGTCGAATTGATTTTGATTACGGCTAGGTCGGCATTACGGAAAGCTGTTGAAGAAGGTCATGTAATGGTCAACATTGCCGACACCGTACATAAACCACGTAAAGAAGAGGATAACGCTAATACCGATATGGCCTATATGAGTCCAACGGAAATGGCCACTTTCCTTGCCATCGCCAAAGAGGACAGGCTGTGTATCGCTTTTCAACTGTTGCTGGGAACGGGGTTACGAGTTGGCGAACTGCTGGCCTTACGGTGGGATGATGTGGATCTCGATAAAAAATTCATCGACCTTCGCTTATCTGCCGTAAGGGTTAGAAACGATGATGATACTGTAGTTAACGGCAATAACTACAAAGTTATTCTGCAAGAAGCGAACAGAAAAGATCATCAACGGCAGATACCGTTAAACAGCCATCTTATCAAAGCATTGCAACGATGGAAGGTCTATCAGGATTACGATAGGCAACTTGCTGGCGAGCAATATGTAGATACAGGCTTTGTGATTACAACGTCGAAAGGGACGGCAGTTCTACAACGGAACCTTACGAGGAAATTTCATCAACTGCTGGCTAAATCAAACCTTCCTTTATATAGCCTATTTTCTTTACGGAAAACATTCGCTGTTCACCTGCTAGAGATGGAGGTCCGACCAGAGGTTATACAGGAGTTGATGGGAATTGACAGCTTGGATTATTTCATGGAGAAGTACGGCTGTGTTTCGCAGAGGTTGAAGGTCAATGCTGTTGAGAAGATTGGGGTGGCGATGAGGGAAAACAGCAGAGTTACGGCATGGGGAAGTTGA
- a CDS encoding AAA family ATPase — protein MKGVKIALTGKMRSGKDTAGEYLVNKYGFKRFAFGDAVREICQQLYPEQIEEGKPRFLYQQVGQALRKQDRNVWVKTLLRQIENETTLDDNIVITDLRQFNEYQHVLTTGFTIGRIWANEKTRRERMKTLGDNFDYNDLYHETEQGIDALVVDYEIVNVGELQELHRQVDAWLHRI, from the coding sequence TTGAAAGGTGTAAAAATCGCTTTAACAGGCAAGATGCGAAGTGGCAAAGATACAGCCGGTGAATACTTGGTTAACAAGTACGGCTTCAAACGGTTTGCTTTTGGCGATGCTGTACGAGAAATCTGCCAACAACTCTACCCAGAACAGATTGAGGAGGGTAAACCTCGCTTTCTCTATCAGCAAGTGGGACAAGCACTACGGAAACAAGATAGGAATGTATGGGTAAAGACTTTGCTTCGTCAAATTGAAAATGAAACCACGCTAGATGACAATATCGTAATTACAGACCTTCGCCAATTCAACGAATATCAGCACGTGCTTACGACAGGCTTTACCATCGGTCGTATATGGGCCAACGAAAAGACTCGACGTGAAAGGATGAAAACATTAGGAGATAACTTTGATTACAACGACCTCTACCATGAAACAGAACAAGGTATTGATGCTCTTGTCGTAGACTATGAAATCGTCAATGTAGGGGAACTGCAAGAGCTTCATCGACAAGTTGATGCTTGGTTACACCGTATATAA
- a CDS encoding DUF1648 domain-containing protein, translated as MRTFNSDRPKITLKKIKKSVFERFLSIISILLFIGSVVFLIVMWSKLPVQVPAHFGITGEITRHGSKWELVILLIVGAGLYLLMHVLEKYPHLHNYPIEITESNAEEAYRISRSLTVYIKNIILLLFALVMINSMIIALGWGEGIGFVLIPLVFLGTGLPIIRALVKLMKLNS; from the coding sequence GTGAGAACTTTCAATTCAGATCGCCCTAAAATTACACTTAAAAAAATAAAGAAATCAGTGTTCGAACGATTTCTATCCATAATAAGTATCTTATTATTCATCGGGAGTGTAGTTTTTCTTATTGTGATGTGGAGTAAATTGCCAGTTCAGGTTCCTGCCCATTTTGGCATCACTGGTGAGATAACTCGACATGGCTCCAAATGGGAGTTGGTGATCTTACTGATTGTCGGAGCAGGTCTTTATCTGCTGATGCATGTGCTTGAGAAATATCCGCATTTGCATAACTATCCAATCGAGATTACTGAATCAAATGCAGAAGAAGCGTACCGTATTTCACGTTCGTTGACCGTATATATAAAGAACATTATCCTGCTCTTGTTTGCACTTGTGATGATTAATAGCATGATAATAGCCTTGGGATGGGGAGAAGGTATCGGGTTCGTTCTTATACCACTTGTCTTTTTGGGAACAGGTTTGCCGATTATAAGAGCTTTGGTGAAGTTGATGAAATTAAACTCTTGA
- a CDS encoding DUF4351 domain-containing protein: MKKAVVFITQSKARSERTGNQYDTTLKEIFEDSSEAFIQFFTGQNYKLEETMTIEFPKTENRRADGVFLISSTEGEMVCHIEFQSSNDSTIPYRMLRYALEIHQRKELPVCLAGIVHEDSLVKKVFAEVDKMINLQESSTYRRIIKEGKKEALTEILLHQLNVKFGKLPESYVEQIEKQDYDVLEVIAGRIFELDKPEDLDKYLN, encoded by the coding sequence ATGAAGAAGGCGGTGGTCTTCATTACACAGTCAAAAGCTAGGTCTGAAAGAACTGGGAACCAGTACGATACGACATTAAAAGAAATATTTGAAGATAGTTCGGAAGCTTTTATTCAGTTTTTCACAGGGCAAAACTATAAGCTAGAAGAAACAATGACCATAGAGTTTCCCAAGACAGAAAATCGTCGTGCTGATGGAGTTTTTCTAATAAGCAGTACAGAAGGCGAGATGGTCTGTCACATCGAATTTCAAAGCTCTAATGATTCGACAATACCGTATCGCATGTTACGATATGCTTTGGAAATACACCAACGTAAAGAATTACCTGTATGTCTAGCTGGCATAGTTCACGAAGATTCGTTGGTTAAAAAAGTCTTTGCGGAGGTGGATAAAATGATCAATCTTCAAGAGTCATCTACCTATCGGCGTATTATAAAAGAAGGAAAAAAAGAAGCCTTAACAGAGATATTACTACATCAACTTAATGTTAAATTCGGTAAGTTACCAGAATCATACGTTGAGCAAATAGAGAAGCAGGATTATGATGTTTTAGAGGTTATTGCTGGTAGAATATTTGAACTTGACAAACCCGAAGACTTAGACAAATACCTGAATTAA